The Fibrobacter sp. genomic interval TGATTGTCAGAGAACAAGTTAAGTGCATCCATTTCCTCTAACATCAAACTTCTAACACCAATAACAAAAAACTTACCTCAAACGGATCCTCGCCTTGGTTCGACTTCGCTCACCACAGGGCGCGAGGATGACACCATTTGTCCCCATCACACCCCATACCTCAAAGGGCCGCAGGCCCGACCTCACACCTCATACCCCTAGCCCCTTTTTACTACATTATGGCCACTATGCAGATTACAAAAGCTTCTCAACTTACTGGTGTTTTCCCCGCGTTGTTCACCCCGCTGATGGACGACGATCCCAAGTGTCTCCGCAACTCCGTCGACTACAAGAAGATGGAAAAGATGATTGACGACCTTATCGCTTCTGGCGTTTCCGGCATTCTCCCTGTGGGTACCACGGGTCAGAGTGCTACAGTCACCCACAGGCAGCACCTCGACATCATCAAGTTCACGCTGGACTACGTGGATGGCCGCGTGCCGGTGATTGCAGGTGCCGGCAGCAACTGCACCCGCGAATCCGTCGAGATGATCGAAGAAGTCCTGAAGATTGCGGAAGTCCCGGTCCTCTGCGTCACGGGTTACTACAACAACCCCTCGCAGGAAGGCATCGAGAAGCACTTCAAGACGCTCAGCTCCGAAACGGGCGCAAAGATTATCATTTACAACGTGCCGGGCCGCACCGCCAGCTACGTCCACCCCGACACCCTCATCGCCCTTTCCGAAGACAAGAACATCATCGGACTCAAGCAGGCGGTCGATTTCCGCATTGGCGAAAAGTTCCACGAAGACACGAAGCGCGTGATCAACGAGACGAAGAACAACGACTTTGCTGTTCTGAGCGGCGAAGACGGATTCTTCATCGACATGCTGGAGATGGGCGGCACGGGCCTCGTGAGCGCAACGGCGAACATCCCCGAAGCGGCAAAGATTTTCGTAGACCTGTACAAGGCCTTCCAGAAGGGCGAGTTCCAGAAGTGCGACGACCTGCAGGACGCCGCCCGCGACTACGTGGAAGCGACCTTCTGCCGCAAGAACCCGATTCCTCTGGGAACGATGTTCAACAGCCCGCTCTTCCAGCCGATGACGAGCGTGAAGGATACCGCCCGCGGTGACGAAGCCGTGGCCCGCATCATGAAGCTCATCAACGAAAAGGCCGAAAGCCTGAAGAAGTACCATATCTAGACGAAAGACGAGAGATTGCCAAATAAATCTTTTCAAAAAATCTCTCGTCTGTAGCGAAGCAACACAATTGCGAAGCGTTCTCTCGTCTCTCGTCTATTTTTAACTAGGAGAATCCCATGGCAAAGAATAAATCCATTAGCGAAATCATCTGCGACTACATCAAGAAGCAGAAACTCTCCCCCATTCCCGTCCAGACCCTGAACGAGGAGGCCGCCTCCACACGCTACTTCGGTGGCGACCTCAAGGAATTCATCGCCGCGGCCAAGACGCTTGGCGCCAAGGGAATCTTCGTGGAAGAACTCTACCTCGAAGATGACGAGTTCTACTACGACAGCGGCATGGACGACGAAGAATACATGGCGCTCTACGGCAACGACGACTGCTGCAGCGACGGTCAGTGCAAGTGCGGCAAGTGCGAAGGCAAGAAAGGCAAGAAGGCAAAGGACGACGACGATTCCGATGTGGACGGCGTCTGGTTCGAGCCCGAAGACCTGGACGGTCTGGACCTGACCCTCCTGAAGCCCCAGATGGCCAAGTATATCGACCGTATCGGCGAATGCTGTGGCGCCCGCCTCACGGTTCCCGGCGTAGACCGCCTGGAAGTGGAAATCTTTGCCGACTGGTACGACAAGTTTGCCGAGCTGGTGGACGAAGCCTCCGAAATCATCGAGGAAGACCCCAACGGCGCTCTGGAAGCCATCGAAGCCATGTTCAAGGCCGAAGAAGAGGCTGACAAGAGCGTGAAGAAGATTGCGGCTCACCCCCCGAAAGGTGGAAAAAAGACAGCAAAGTCTAAAAGCAAGAAAAAGTAATCTGGCCTGACTTTGCTCCCACCTAAAGGTGGCCATGTCCACATAAGCGCTAAAGCGCTAAGTGGCCAAAGGTCGCAACCACGCCTGGTTAAGACCAGGCGTTTATTGCTCACGGAAAACCGCAAAAGTCTAAAAGCAAGAAGAAATAATTGCACCTGTCATGCCCGCGAAGGCGGGCATCTCCAATTCACAAATAAAAAAGCCACGATTTCTCCGTGACTTTTTTTGTATGATAAAAGAGATGCCGCATCAAGTGCGGCATGACAATTAGCGAGTAACGCGGACCCTCATCATCTGGCTACCCTGCTTGACCAGGTAGATGCCAGACTTGTGGAACCTTGCGAATAGTGCATCCTGGAGAGAAACGCCAGCAGCGACACTCAAGCGGCCCAAATTACGGCCCTGCATGTCGAACACCTGCAGTTCCTTGTCGCTATTCAAGGAGAAATGGACATTGCGGATGGATGCAGGCGGTTCGTACTTGGAGCCCTTGTCCACATCCTTTTCGGTAAAGGTGATGTTGTCCACATTCACGTAGCCACCGGTAAATTCTACGCGGAGGGTGTGGGTCCCTGCAGAAAGGGACGTGGTCACCCCGGTGAAGGACTTGTAGTCATCCCAACCGTCTGTCAGGATATCCGAAACCGTGCCCACATTTGTCCCATCTACGACGAGGTCGATAGAAGTTGTGCGGTTCTGGTCATCGCCCCTGGCGGCGGAGAGTTCAAAGGTATAGGTTCCGGTATAGGTAACGTTCACCGTATATTCGGCCCAGTTACCGGGTTCAATGTCTCCCAGGTAAGTTCCGCCATTGGTGAAGCCGCCGTCCTTGTTCTGGTAGTCTTCGAATTCAATCTTTCCGGGCAAAGTTCCTACAGCGGTCTGTGCAGCAGCGCTAGAAGTGGGGGTAGAAGCGGAGCTTGTGGGATTCGTGGAGGCGCTAGAAGAAGGCGTAGGGGCAGTTCCTATATACACTCGCGACACGGGGAAGTCAAAGTTGCAAGAGGCAGTTCCGCTACCATTACCAACTTCACCAAGAACTTTGGCTTCATACATCTTGCCGAGGTTCATACCGAGTTTCGCCCACTCTTCAAAGTGCTTTGTAATGTCAATGGTTCCGCAAGCACGAGCGGATTCACGAACACCATAGAACTGCTCAAAAGTGGCCTTTCCGTGAAGAGCCCACTGATCAACCTGAGTATGAGTCCACGCTTCATACTTTGCGCCATCGACAGTGTATTCGCCCTTTTTGGTCCAACCCCAACCCGTTCCACCTGGTTTATACTGACTGGCCCAGTTGTCCACGATGTAGTACTCAATCATGGGGTTTTCTGACCAACCATAAATACCGATGAAGGAGTATCCGATATTCTGTTGGCCACTCATGGACACTTTGAAATCGGCATACATGTGTCCAAGTTCCGTGTAAGACTTGTCCGAGTTAAAGGACAATCCCGAACGGCACAAATAATCATCGCTATTCTTAGCGATACACTCCATGGAACCGTCAGAATAGAAAGTGGCAGAACTAGCACCATTGCCGCCACGATACCACAACTCGTAATTATAGTCGCCAATCTTGCTGATGGTCTGGTACTCTTCGCCGTTTCGGGTTCCGCTTGTCCTTGCGGATTGTCCAGAATGAGTAGTCGTACTACAGAAATCCTGGGCCAGCGTTTGTGAGGTGAAAAGACCAAGGGATAGCAGAGCAGCTGTCCCGACCGAAAAATATCCCTTTTTCATATTGAACTCCTCTTCAGAATCCAATCCCAATGTAAACATATACAAAAAATCCCCAGATGTCACCGGGGATGTGTGTAAATTTATGTAAAGATGGCGATTTTCGCTTTTTTTTCAAGGAGATGCCCGCCTGCGCGGGCATGACAACATCAGGGCGTTTTTCGCGTTCTTTCCAAGGGGATGCCCGCCTGCGCGGGCATGACAAAATGTGGTTTTTGACGTTTTTGGGGTTATCGAGTCACTCGAACCTGCATAAAGCGGCCACCCTGCTTGACCAGGTAGATGCCCGGCTTCTGGAACATGGCAAGGAGAACCTGTTCCAGGGAGGTTCCCTGCGCCACGGTAACGCGACCCAAGAAGCGTCCCTGCATGTCAAACACCTGCAAATTCCTGTCGCCACCTACCGAGAACCGCGTTTTTGCCATGGCCATGGTGGCAGAGGAATACCACTGCCCGACAGACGACGAGGATTCTCCGATGGCAGACGAGAATATTTCCATAGCGGCGGAGGACACTTCCGAGGAGGAGGAACTTTCCGCAGTAGCGGAAGAAATTTCCAGGGCAGATGAAGAAGATTCTACCGATGCGGAGGATTCCGCCTGTGCAGACGAAGACGACTGCACCACAGCAGACGACGAAGACAACTTTGCAGAAGACGAAGACTGCTTCACGGAAGACGAGGACTGATTTGCAGAAGAAGAAGATGCCGTGGTTTTCTTGGTGAACTTGAGATTGTCCACATTCACGTAGCCCCCGGTAAAGGTCACGTGGAGGGTATGGGAACCGGCAGTAAGGTTTGTCGTTTCAGCCGTAAAACTGTCGTAATCGTTCCAACCGGTGGTCAATATGCCCGTAATGGAGGCCACCGCTTTTCCATCCACGGAAATGTCTACGGTTGTCGTACGATTCTGGTCGTCTTGTCGAGCGGCAAGGAGATCAACCGTGTAAACCCCTGCGGAAGTGACCGATATGGGGTATTCCAACCAGGCGTCCGGCTTGATTTCACCCACGATGTTTCCATAGACAGTCACTTCGTCACCACCACTGGTGGCAAAGTTTTCAAGTTCGATTATTCCAGGGATGTTGGTAACGGCAACAGGATTAACCGCAGAAGAACTACTGGCAGGATTGTTTACGCTGGAACTGGATGTGGGTGTGGAACCATTGCCAATATACACCCTGGCAACAGGGAAATCAGCAGTCCCGGAAACACCACAACCATTTCCCGTACAACCGGCCTCACCAAGAACCTTGGCCTCATAGAGTTTACCGTCGGCCATTCCAAGTTCTTTCCATTTTTTTATGTGAGCAGAAACATTGATAGTACCGCAATCGCGAGCCGATTTACGAACGCTAAAATACTGATGGAATTCTCGATCATTATTGCCTCCAATCGCAGGTCCAAAACGAGTATTGCGGTAAACGGTATACACGGCGCCATCAATTGTGTAGTCTCCCTTCTTGGTATCACCGACCCAGTCGCCCGGCATATACTGGGCCAGCGTATTGTCCACCACATAATATTCTACAAGACCATTGGGGGCACCGCTAACACCTTCCATCCAGCCGTAGACCCCAACGTATGAATAGCCTACGCCCGAAATATTTTGCTTAACCAACTTGAATTCCGCCATGATGTCGCCGCCAAGCTGGTCATAGGTCTTGTCGCTATTGAACTGCAAGCCCATGCGGCAAAGGTAATCGCCAGCCCCCTGGAAAGAGCAGCTCATGGAACCTTCGTTGTAAAAAGTGGCACTTCCCGACTGTGCATGGTCATACCATAACTGAAAGTCATAGTTGCCAACAGATCCCGTGACGTAGGAACCCGATACCGTCCTGCCTGTTCCGTTATGGCCTGTCGTACTGCAGAAATTCTGGGCCAGAACTTGTGTGGAAAGGAAACCAAGGGACAAGATCGTCAAAAGCTTGGCGGACTTTGGTAAAACACGCATATTGAACTCCTCTTCAGAATCCAATCCCAATGTAAACATATACAAAAAATCCCCGGATGTCACCGGGGATGTGTGTAAATTTATATAAAGATGGCGATTTTCGCGTTTTTTCAAGGAGATGCCCGCCTGCGCGGGCATGACAACTTGATCAAGCTCTATCGGAGCAACAATCCGGACTATTCCTCCGAAGAGTCGTCCTCCACCTGAACGCCTTCCACGTGGTCGAAGGTCTCCTTGGCCTCGGCGCTGTCCTGCTCGATGTCTTCCACGCTGGGGAGCGCAGTAGCGTCTTGCACCACATCGCCTTCGCGGAGGCTAATGGCCTTCACGCCCTGGGCATTACGGCCCGTGAGGCGGATGTCGGCGGCCTTGATGCGGATCACCTGGCCTTCGCGGCTGGTAATGATCAAGTCGTAGTCGTCGGCGACGCTTTCCACGAACACGGCAGGACCGATCTTGTCGGTGACCTTCAGGTTGATAACGCCCTTGCCGCCACGACGGGTAATGCGGTAGGTACCGGGTTCGCTCCGCTTGCCGAAACCGTTTTCGGTAATGGTCAGCACCTTGTTACCCGCCTTGAGCCACAGGAGCGAAATCACCTCGTCGCCTTCGGCAAGCTTGATACCGCGCACGCCGTGGGTTCCACGGCCCATGGGGCGGAAGCAGGTAATGGGGAACGTCAGTGCCTGGCCGTTTCGGGTGGCAAGCATCAGCAGGTCCTTCGGGATCGGGCGGCCTTCAACATCTTCGGAACCGTCCTCCCCTTCGGCCACTTCAGCTTCGGCAGTCTCGGCGGCCTGCTCCACGGCATCGTCAGCTTCGCTGGCATTCAGCGAAGCCTTGTATTCCTCTTCGGTCATGCCCACCAGCTGCACCTTCACCAGTTCGTCGTCTTCGTCCAGGCGAATAGCGTTCACGCCGGCCTTGCGGGGGCGGCTGAACAGGGTCAGGTCCATCTTGTTGATGATACCCTTCTTGGTGGCAAACACCAGGCAGAAGAACCCGCCGAACTTGCGCACCGGCACAATGGCCTGTACCTTTTCGCCTTCGGTAAGTCCCACGAAGTTGATGATGGGGCGGCCCTTGCCGTTGCGGGTGCCTTCGGGCAGGCGGTAAACCTTGGTCCAGTAGGCACGGCCCTTGTTGGTGAACACCAGCAGGTAGCTGTGGGTGCTGGCCGTGAAAATCTGGTCCACGTTGTCCTCGTCCTTGAGGGTTGCACCGATAATTCCCTTGCCGCCGCGGTTCTGGGCCTTGAAGGTATCAATGGGCAGGCGCTTGATGTAGCCTTCCTTGCTCAGGGTAATCACCTGTTCCTCTTCGGCAATCAGGTCTTCGTAGTCCAGGTCATCTACAGAATCTTCGATGCTGGTGCGGCGTTCGTCGCCGAACTTGGACACCACAGCATCCAGCTTTTCCAGCACGATGGCGATACGGCGTTCCCGTTTGGCGAGAATGTCCTTCAGGTCGGCCACGGTGGCGATAAGCTCGTTGTATTCCGCTTCCAACTTTTCCAAGTTCAGGCCGGTGAGCTGGGCAAGACGCATATCCACAATGGCCTGGGACTGGATGTCGTCCAGGTTGAAGCGGGCCTGCAGGTTCTGCTTCGCCAACTCCGTAGTCTTGCTGTTCTTGATAATCTGCACCACCTCGTCGATATTCTGGGTGGCAATACGCAGACCCTCGATAATGTGGAGGCGTGCTTCCGCCTTCTTCAAGTCGAACTGGGTGGCGCGGGTAATCACGTCCATGCGGTGGTCCACATAGACCTGAATCAGTTCCTTGAGGGTCAAGAGCTTGGGCAGGTTGTTCACCAAGGCCAGGTTGTAGATGCTGAAGGTGGTCTGCAACTGGGTGTTCTTGTACAGGTTGTTCAACACCACTTCGGCAACGGCGTCACGACGCAGTTCAATCACAATCCGCATACCTTCGCGGTTGGATTCGTCGCGGATGTCGGTAATGCCGTCCACACGCTTCTCGCGGACCAGTTCCGCAATCTTCTTGCAGAGCTCCGCCTTGTTCACCATGTAGGGAATCTCGGTCACCAGAATGCGGGGCTTGCCCTTGCTGTCGGTTTCCACCTCGGTACGGGCGCGCACACGCACACGGCCGTGCCCTGTCAGGTAGGCGTCACGGATACCCGCACGTCCACAAATCACCGCCCCCGTAGGGAAGTCCGGGCCCGTCACCAGCTGCAGCAGGTCCTCGTCGGGAATCTCGGGGTTCATGGCCACCGCATGGATGGCGTTCGCGATTTCACGCAGGTTGTGGGGAGCCATGGAGGTGGCCATACCCACGGCAATACCCGTGGTACCGTTCACCAGCATGTTGGGGAGCGCCGAAGGCAGCACCAGCGGCTCTTCCAGGGACTCGTCGTAGTTGGGTCCCATGTCCACGGTGTCCTTTTCCAAGTCCTCCAGCATCAGGGCACCCAGGTTATTCATCTTGGCTTCGGTGTAACGCATGGCGGCAGCGCCGTCACCGTCGATAGAGCCGAAGTTCCCCTGACCGAACACCAGCGGGTAGCGCAGGGAGAAATCCTGGGCCATACGCACCAAAGTCTCGTACACGGCGAAGTCGCCATGGGGGTGGTACTTACCGATCACGTCACCCACGATACGGGCACTCTTGACTGTCGCCTTGTTGGGAACCACGCCCAACTTGTGCATGCTGAACATGACGCGACGGTGCACCGGCTTGAAACCGTCACGGGCGTCGGGCAAGGCGCGGGCCACAATCACGCTCATGGAGTAGCGCAAGTAGCAATCCTGCATGTCCTGTTCAATCAGGCTCTTGAACTGCGTTCCTGGTACCAATTCTTCTGACATTCGATCTTTCCTTTTAGTGGTTGGCGGTTTCCACCAACATCTCGTTTATTACTTTCAAACTCTTTTCGTCGGTCTGGTCTATGCGGTGGGGCGTGACGGTGGCATAGCCCTGTTCCAGCAGATAGTCGTCACTATCCTCGGGCTGCTCGTTCCACATCTTTTCACCGTCCAGCTGCCACAGGCCATTCTCGTGACCGTAGTGGTCCGTAAACATTCCAACGGCCATCTTCGCTGCCCTGAACCCCTTGAAGGTTTCGACGGTAGCCTTTGGAAAATTCACGTTCCAGAAAACGCCCTTGGGAATTGCCCCGTAAAGACGCTCCTTCACCACCTTCGCGGCAAAATCCGCCGCCGTCTGCAACAAATCCGCACCGGTCCCCCGGAGCGAAAGGGCAATACCCGGCACCCCCCAGAGGGCAGATTCGCGGGCTCCAGCCACGGTCCCCGAATAAAGGGATGACACCCCGGAATTTTCGCCCACGTTCACTCCCGAAAAACACACGTCAAAGGCCCCGGCCAAAGGCCCTGGACCTGCCCCCTCGGTAGATAGCCCGTAAAGGGCGAAATGCCCCAGGGCAAACTTCACGCAGTCGGCCGGCGTCCCGTCCATGGAATAGGCCCTGGCAGAACCAGCCGCCTCCCCCAGGTCCACCGCCTTCAGCGAAAGCCCGCGACGCACCGTAAAGGCGTGAGAAACCCCGCTCTGCTCATGCTCCGGAGCAAAGACGAACACCTCCCCGTAGGGGGAAAGGGCGCGGGCCAAAGCGCAAATATTCTCGCTCTGAACACCGTCGTCGTTGGTGATCAGAATGCGGGGTTTCGGGGTATCTTGCATGCGCCCTAAAAGATAGCAAATTTTACCACAAAAGGGGGAAAAATCCCCCTGGTTCACACGCGCTTCCGCTTGTTGTTCACCACCCCCTTAAGCGGGGGCACGCCCCCGCAACGCCCCCACCGAAAAACTATCTTTTGGACATGTACACGGAACCGAAATTTTTGGCCATGAAGGACAAGTCCAAAGCCAAGCGGATGGCCGAACTCCTGCGGGTCATCATCTTGCAGCTGGGCGACGACGTGCCCCGCGCCAGGCGGGAATTCGAGACCTACGCCGGCTGGATGAAACTGCCCGAAGGAGAACGCCTAGTAGGCAAGAACCAGGCCCAGATGATTGACCTGTACAAGACCTTCCGCACGCGGGCGGGCCTCGGGTTCGAACGGGATGTTTACCTGGAGCAGGAACCGGGGGACCGCGAAACTCCGAACGAGAAGCCCATCCCCTTCGCCGTGCTGGTACACAACCTGCGGAGCGCCTTCAACGTAGGCTCCATCATCAGGAGCACGGACTGCTTCGGCCTCGAAGGAGTCCACCTGAGCGGCTACAGTTGCGGCCCCGACCACGTGACGGTAAAAAGTGCCGCCCGGGGCTGTCAGGAATGGATTCCCATCAAGCGCTGGGAAAGCCCCATGGACTGTATCAAGTGGCACAGGGAAAACGGCTACGAAATCATCGCGCTTGAAACCGGCGAAGACATTCCAAGCATTACCGAAGTGAAATGGCCCGAAAAGGGGCTCATCATCCTCGGCAACGAGGAACTGGGAATCGCCCCCGAACTCATGGAACAGGCCACCCTGAAGGTCACAATCCCCATGGCAGGGCGCAAGGCCAGCATGAACGTTGCGGGAGCATTCGCCATCATGGCGTTCTGCCTACGGAACAAACAATAAACTATATTGACAGAGTATTCAAGCAGGAGGACCCTATGGAAAACAACGGGAAAGCCCCTATCGTGCGCCCCCCCATCAGTGAAACGGCACTGACCAAGAAACTGCTGGATTTCTATTCCTTTATCCTGTGCGTCCTATGCGCCACCTGGCTCATCAAGACTTTTATCGAGCGCAAGTATCCGAAGCAAGACGACAAAAAGCAGGACTAGGGTGTTACGCTAGTCCTTGAGGCAACGGACAGAGAGGCCACAGTCCCCATCCCAGTCTATTATAAGCAAAGGGTCACCCGTCAAAAAAATACCATACGCTACATCGCTACCATGCTCTGTAGAACTCCAAAAAGACGCATTGTAGCCGCCGTTCAAGAATTCCGCATCGCTACCATCCGCTTCGATGCGCCAGTAACCACCGGGGAGTGCCGAGAAAGAATAGTCATCCGTACCATTCAGGCTACTATAGTTAAAGTCTTTCCACCCACTAGTGGTCGCCAACTTGGTGCCTGCAACATCCTCGCCACCAACAAACTCAATTAAGGTTTCGAATTCCCCCTTGCTGGGCAGGTGCCAGCCTGCAGGACAAGCCTCCGTCGCCGTTTTCCAAATGTACAGCTGACCATACTTGGCGCAGTTGGCTTCCTCTTCTTCATAGCAGAAACTGTCCTCCAGTTTGTAGTTCAAATTCTCAGCCATCCACTCCTGGTCGCCAATCTTGACGGTTCTGTAGGTCTGTCCATCGCGTTCGTCAGTCAATGTTCCCATAACAACGGACACATCGGGTTTTACGCTGCTGGAAGAAGGAGCTTTCTCATTGCTCGATTCTGGAGAAGGCTTCGAGAAACCCGGCGGAAGTTCGCTACTCACTTCGGTTCCCGATTCGCTACTGCAGGCAACAAATGCCGCCATCGCGGCAATAGAAAGTACAAGACACAGTTTCCGCATATCCACCTCTCAAAGAAGTTTCCATCGTTTAATCTATATAAAAGCCTTCAGGAATGCAAATACGAGGGCAAAAAAAGGGGCTATAATGCTAAATAACCTTTCAAGGAAACTCGCAGGGACTAACAGTCACAAGAGTTTCCGCCTGCGGTAAATTTTCATACCTACAGAAGTAGGCCTTGCCATCAGTTGTACCTGTAAAACCATAGCCATCGCTTATTTTTTGACCGAGATGTGTACTTCCCAAGAGAGCAGTCGAATGAAATGAATCTGCGAGCGAGGGATGTACACATCGAGGGAAAGATTTATTAAATAGAGCTAGAATCACTTATCCAGCACATGATGACGCCACTTGCCGCCGACCCAACGACGCCAGAAAATAATGGGCGCGGTACTGTAGACCGCCACCACCGCAATCCAGGCGTAATGGGCCGGCAGTTGGAACACATAAGCGGAAAGGTAAAGCGCTCCCGCCACGCACCAGTTCATGATGGCGCTGGCGAACATGACCCACAAAGTATCCCCCGCCCCACGCAAGGCCCCCGCATAGATGACTAACAGCACCTCCACAAAAATATACAGGGAGGCAAACCGGAGCATAAAAATACTCATGGGGCGCGCCGCATCAAAAATGGCCATAGCTTCCGCCGAAGCCTCCGCTATGTCGGGCCTGAAAATGTCGGTCAGCACGCCCGGCAAGAACACGAACAGCACTCCGGTAATCAAGGAATAGCCCCACCCTAGGCGCAACCCCGAGTAAGTAGATCGCGTAGCGGCAGCGGCATTCTTCGCCCCCACGTAACGGCCCACAAGGCTTGTGGACGCGACCTCCAACCCCATCAGGGGAACGTAGGCCACCATGTCCCAGTTGAACATGACCGACGACGCCGTGGCGGGTTCGGGTCCAAGAGCGTGGAACATGAGAATCAACAGCTGGAACGCCGACATGTTCAAGAACATCTCCACTCCCGACGGAATCCCCCGCTGCAAGAGTTCTCGTGTCAAGGGCCAGCTAAAAGCAAAAGAGGAACGGGTACCAAAACGGCTGTTGTAGAACTTGCCGAAAAACTTTGCAAACAAAATAATGGTTGAAACCGCGTTCCCGATAAGGGTTCCATAGGCCGCCCCCGCCACCCCCAGCGCAGGAATCGGACCGAGACCATATATCAACACAAAGTTGCAGGCCACATTCACAATCATGCCCACAAAGGCAGCCTTCATCACGATTTTCGTCTCGCCGATACCGCTAAAGAAACAGGGCGCCACGTTCCGCACCAGGTTGATGATACCGCCGAACATCAAAATATCGAAGTAGGTCTTCTGGTATTCCAGCTGGTCTGCAGCCAGATTTTCCATGCCGAAAATAAAATGCCCAAGAGGGATGGTCAGGTACAAAATGGGTACGCACACCAGCGACACGTACAGGGCCTGCATAAAGACCTTGGCACATTCCCCATGGCGTTTTGCCCCCAGACGCTGGGCCACCATGGCAGTGGTGTAACTGATGGCCCCCGTAAAGAACATGGTGAGCGCCAGTTGCACCGCGCCAGCTCCCAGGGCCGCGTTCATTTCGGCAGGACCCAGCTTGGAGAGGAACAGGCGGTCGATAAAGGTCATGAAGGTGTCAAAAGACATGGACAGGAGCATGGGGAGTGCCACCACCAGCACATCCTTCACGTCGCCATTTTTCTTGAATTTTGACGGCCTATAGAACTTATTGAGTATCGCACCGACCATATTGGGCGACAAATATAGTTTTTTTTCTATCTTTGCGCTACTATGTTTTCACAGCTGACTGACTCTCTAGAATCTACTCTCAAGAACCTGCGCGGGCAGGGCAAGCTCACCGAAGAAAATGTCGCCGAATCGCTGCGCGAAGTGCGCCGTGCATTCCTCGAAGCCGACGTGAACTTCAACGTGACCCGCGACTTCGTTAAGGCCGTCAAGGAAAAGGCCATGGGCACCGAAGTGCTGAACTCGGTGACCCCCGGTCAGCAGATCGTGAAAATCATCCACGACGAACTCGTGGCCGTGATGGGGGGCGAAACCAAGGAAATCAATCTCTCCGGTCCCGCTCCGGTAGGCATCATGATGGTGGGTCTCCAGGGTTCCGGCAAGACCACCTTCGCCGGCAAGATCGCCCTCTGGATGAGCAGCAAAAAGAAGAGGAGGCCGCTCCTGGTGGCCGCCGACGTGTACCGCCCCGCCGCTATCAAGC includes:
- the dapA gene encoding 4-hydroxy-tetrahydrodipicolinate synthase; protein product: MQITKASQLTGVFPALFTPLMDDDPKCLRNSVDYKKMEKMIDDLIASGVSGILPVGTTGQSATVTHRQHLDIIKFTLDYVDGRVPVIAGAGSNCTRESVEMIEEVLKIAEVPVLCVTGYYNNPSQEGIEKHFKTLSSETGAKIIIYNVPGRTASYVHPDTLIALSEDKNIIGLKQAVDFRIGEKFHEDTKRVINETKNNDFAVLSGEDGFFIDMLEMGGTGLVSATANIPEAAKIFVDLYKAFQKGEFQKCDDLQDAARDYVEATFCRKNPIPLGTMFNSPLFQPMTSVKDTARGDEAVARIMKLINEKAESLKKYHI
- a CDS encoding glycoside hydrolase family 11 protein, with the translated sequence MKKGYFSVGTAALLSLGLFTSQTLAQDFCSTTTHSGQSARTSGTRNGEEYQTISKIGDYNYELWYRGGNGASSATFYSDGSMECIAKNSDDYLCRSGLSFNSDKSYTELGHMYADFKVSMSGQQNIGYSFIGIYGWSENPMIEYYIVDNWASQYKPGGTGWGWTKKGEYTVDGAKYEAWTHTQVDQWALHGKATFEQFYGVRESARACGTIDITKHFEEWAKLGMNLGKMYEAKVLGEVGNGSGTASCNFDFPVSRVYIGTAPTPSSSASTNPTSSASTPTSSAAAQTAVGTLPGKIEFEDYQNKDGGFTNGGTYLGDIEPGNWAEYTVNVTYTGTYTFELSAARGDDQNRTTSIDLVVDGTNVGTVSDILTDGWDDYKSFTGVTTSLSAGTHTLRVEFTGGYVNVDNITFTEKDVDKGSKYEPPASIRNVHFSLNSDKELQVFDMQGRNLGRLSVAAGVSLQDALFARFHKSGIYLVKQGSQMMRVRVTR
- a CDS encoding glycoside hydrolase family 11 protein, with product MRVLPKSAKLLTILSLGFLSTQVLAQNFCSTTGHNGTGRTVSGSYVTGSVGNYDFQLWYDHAQSGSATFYNEGSMSCSFQGAGDYLCRMGLQFNSDKTYDQLGGDIMAEFKLVKQNISGVGYSYVGVYGWMEGVSGAPNGLVEYYVVDNTLAQYMPGDWVGDTKKGDYTIDGAVYTVYRNTRFGPAIGGNNDREFHQYFSVRKSARDCGTINVSAHIKKWKELGMADGKLYEAKVLGEAGCTGNGCGVSGTADFPVARVYIGNGSTPTSSSSVNNPASSSSAVNPVAVTNIPGIIELENFATSGGDEVTVYGNIVGEIKPDAWLEYPISVTSAGVYTVDLLAARQDDQNRTTTVDISVDGKAVASITGILTTGWNDYDSFTAETTNLTAGSHTLHVTFTGGYVNVDNLKFTKKTTASSSSANQSSSSVKQSSSSAKLSSSSAVVQSSSSAQAESSASVESSSSALEISSATAESSSSSEVSSAAMEIFSSAIGESSSSVGQWYSSATMAMAKTRFSVGGDRNLQVFDMQGRFLGRVTVAQGTSLEQVLLAMFQKPGIYLVKQGGRFMQVRVTR
- the gyrA gene encoding DNA gyrase subunit A, with translation MSEELVPGTQFKSLIEQDMQDCYLRYSMSVIVARALPDARDGFKPVHRRVMFSMHKLGVVPNKATVKSARIVGDVIGKYHPHGDFAVYETLVRMAQDFSLRYPLVFGQGNFGSIDGDGAAAMRYTEAKMNNLGALMLEDLEKDTVDMGPNYDESLEEPLVLPSALPNMLVNGTTGIAVGMATSMAPHNLREIANAIHAVAMNPEIPDEDLLQLVTGPDFPTGAVICGRAGIRDAYLTGHGRVRVRARTEVETDSKGKPRILVTEIPYMVNKAELCKKIAELVREKRVDGITDIRDESNREGMRIVIELRRDAVAEVVLNNLYKNTQLQTTFSIYNLALVNNLPKLLTLKELIQVYVDHRMDVITRATQFDLKKAEARLHIIEGLRIATQNIDEVVQIIKNSKTTELAKQNLQARFNLDDIQSQAIVDMRLAQLTGLNLEKLEAEYNELIATVADLKDILAKRERRIAIVLEKLDAVVSKFGDERRTSIEDSVDDLDYEDLIAEEEQVITLSKEGYIKRLPIDTFKAQNRGGKGIIGATLKDEDNVDQIFTASTHSYLLVFTNKGRAYWTKVYRLPEGTRNGKGRPIINFVGLTEGEKVQAIVPVRKFGGFFCLVFATKKGIINKMDLTLFSRPRKAGVNAIRLDEDDELVKVQLVGMTEEEYKASLNASEADDAVEQAAETAEAEVAEGEDGSEDVEGRPIPKDLLMLATRNGQALTFPITCFRPMGRGTHGVRGIKLAEGDEVISLLWLKAGNKVLTITENGFGKRSEPGTYRITRRGGKGVINLKVTDKIGPAVFVESVADDYDLIITSREGQVIRIKAADIRLTGRNAQGVKAISLREGDVVQDATALPSVEDIEQDSAEAKETFDHVEGVQVEDDSSEE